A single genomic interval of Octopus bimaculoides isolate UCB-OBI-ISO-001 chromosome 22, ASM119413v2, whole genome shotgun sequence harbors:
- the LOC106867411 gene encoding serine/arginine repetitive matrix protein 2 isoform X2, with amino-acid sequence MYVQKQVPNVSFSVTKQDVTFSETSSLTSSKVTNVSSRTITTVQQTKSSSQMSALVGSDQAVEGLAGEKETISEEISNIINNLRDSNRKRKSDVQSLETSDVKEKVPKPSKTLEEEKLSLVRSLSLKERSKENVSTAGSEDITKLVTVDIVSEELEAAAVEEEEVPPDIQDNSSKAKKSTPQKKKPGRKSKSPAAKTKTTRTRKTSTSKAKNQETDSEEVATVEVVVDSSSTTPARKKRGATPVKAKASSKGAKRSTTPKRQASAPSKELVVEAIAPVKKERRSRSVGPKSKRKVDEVPADKADEGAASVETKETSKKGSRSRKSTPQAEGSQKSSVKGSRKKSTSRKSTPVRKATPTKKRTPRKATPSRERKATPTRKATPTRKATPTKSATPTRKTAPAKKATASREATPARKADTPVREVTPARKSATPPRESTPARKSATPPRESTPARKATPSREATPARKGTPAREATPARKATATRKGTPARKGTDTRKGTPARKGTPTRKATPSRETSVARKSSPKKVTPSREATPARKSTARKATPSRETASRKATAKKGSPIRQSTPSRKSTPVRQSTPSRRGSPVKEKTLQQKSSGKKSQKTSRSRSKTKRVHKRASSKKAGKKKTVLATQEKESLATVGADEKAAAPPPQKTTTSSSSSMSTIITGLFKHFAPSQKKAKVVESTTTTTTVGGSVAAESEVNTGEEPKRKIPEARKRALISSPLDSSTPEVPQAPKASFVSRLRDTASSLSPFALSRSFEYKRAVVASANNKTVEISQTVTHPGMTAGKGLDETDQPTSAVQQVVEMSSTHATVEEDESKQKQGEKVVDTRETYYESQESEIDEGSILDKLVHYESQQSEIEEVEADKQKLVHYESQHDTEEESQVETEDDSHVEMENEVEEESHGVVAKKTHVEEAEEEEEESCDVVGKRTYVEEEESQVETEEESHDVVKKKTYVEEEESQDETEEESHDVVEKKTYVEEEESQDETEEESHAVVEKKTYVEEEESQDETEEESHEVVKKKTYVEEEESQDETEEESHAVVEKKTYVEEEESQVETENDSQVESQVESQIETEDESLLEIENKTDDGTAEISNITMDTREFVSSERNVTVHYESQESELLTEEEDDGSCVVNGVEEEGSEAKEGDVGKGKEHYLEQHVVCDYVKEHRFTVNNKETDDSSQEPIRSKGEDEEEEEEEEETRGRVLTRRQAAAAATKGSSLRAKRTTTTTTTTTTTRKSMLGKRGAEKVLEDTPYDLEPPKKIFTEVMDEDETMEMADKDEEANALFDSYYSGYGLRCTIL; translated from the coding sequence ATGTATGTGCAAAAGCAAGTCCCAAATGTCTCGTTTTCAGTTACGAAACAGGACGTGACGTTCTCCGAAACAAGCTCGTTGACTTCTTCCAAGGTGACCAACGTCTCGAGTCGCACCATAACAACCGTCCAGCAGACAAAGTCATCTTCGCAGATGTCTGCTCTGGTTGGCAGTGACCAGGCGGTCGAAGGACTGGCAGGCGAGAAGGAGACAATCAGTGAAGAAATCAGCAACATCATTAATAACCTTCGCGACTCAAATCGCAAGCGCAAGTCTGATGTGCAGTCACTGGAGACTTCTGACGTCAAAGAAAAAGTGCCAAAACCTTCAAAGACACTGGAAGAAGAGAAATTGTCTCTGGTTAGGAGTTTGTCGTTGAAGGAGAGGTCCAAAGAGAATGTTTCGACAGCGGGAAGCGAAGACATAACCAAATTAGTTACTGTGGATATCGTTTCCGAAGAACTGGAAGCCGCtgcagtagaagaagaagaggttCCGCCCGATATACAAGATAATTCCAGTAAAGCTAAGAAAAGCACACCACAGAAGAAGAAGCCTGGAAGAAAAAGCAAGTCTCCCGCTGCTAAAACAAAGACAACCAGGACACGGAAGACAAGTACTTCGAAGGCCAAAAACCAAGAAACCGATTCTGAAGAAGTAGCAACGGTTGAAGTGGTTGTAGATAGCAGCAGTACTACACCTGCAAGAAAGAAAAGGGGCGCGACGCCAGTAAAAGCAAAAGCGAGCAGTAAAGGGGCAAAGAGAAGTACCACTCCTAAAAGACAAGCAAGTGCACCAAGCAAGGAATTGGTTGTAGAAGCCATTGCTCCAGTCAAGAAAGAAAGGAGATCACGATCAGTGGGGccgaagagtaaaagaaaagtagATGAGGTGCCGGCAGACAAAGCAGACGAGGGTGCCGCTTCGGTTGAAACGAAAGAAACATCTAAAAAGGGCTCCCGTTCACGTAAAAGTACTCCTCAAGCTGAAGGGTCTCAAAAATCTTCTGTAAAAGGCTCACGTAAGAAATCGACTTCAAGGAAATCAACTCCAGTGAGAAAGGCAACCCCTACGAAAAAGCGTACTCCGAGAAAGGCTACTCCGTCTAGAGAACGAAAGGCTACTCCCACAAGAAAGGCCACCCCCACGAGGAAGGCCACTCCCACAAAGAGTGCCACACCCACAAGAAAGACTGCTCCTGCTAAGAAAGCCACTGCATCTAGGGAAGCAACTCCTGCCAGAAAAGCCGATACTCCTGTCAGAGAGGTTACTCCTGCTAGAAAATCTGCCACTCCACCCCGAGAAAGTACTCCTGCTAGAAAATCTGCCACTCCACCCCGAGAAAGTACTCCTGCAAGAAAGGCCACTCCTTCTAGAGAAGCAACTCCTGCTAGAAAGGGTACTCCTGCTAGAGAAGCAACTCCTGCTAGAAAGGCTACTGCTACTAGAAAGGGTACTCCTGCTAGAAAGGGTACTGATACTAGAAAGGGTACTCCTGCTAGAAAGGGTACTCCTACTAGAAAGGCCACACCTTCTCGAGAAACAAGCGTCGCGAGAAAATCGTCTCCAAAGAAGGTCACCCCTTCTAGGGAAGCTACACCTGCACGAAAGAGTACTGCTAGGAAAGCAACACCTTCCCGAGAAACTGCTTCTAGAAAGGCAACTGCTAAAAAGGGTAGTCCCATTAGGCAGTCAACACCTTCGAGAAAAAGTACCCCTGTTAGACAGTCAACACCTTCTAGGAGAGGATCTCCGGTCAAAGAGAAGACATTGCAACAGAAATCTAGTGGGAAGAAGTCACAGAAAACATCACGGTCTCGAAGCAAAACAAAGAGAGTCCACAAGCGTGCTTCTTCAAAGAAAGCCGGTAAGAAGAAAACAGTGCTGGCCACGCAGGAAAAAGAATCCTTGGCTACTGTTGGGGCTGATGAAAAAGCAGCAGCACCACCCCCACAAAAGACAACCACCAGTAGTAGCTCTTCTATGTCTACAATAATCACAGGTCtctttaagcatttcgccccaaGCCAGAAAAAGGCAAAAGTAGTTGagtccaccaccacaacaacgacAGTTGGTGGTTCCGTGGCTGCCGAGTCTGAAGTTAATACAGGGGAAGAGCCGAAAAGAAAGATACCAGAGGCAAGAAAACGTGCACTGATTTCTTCGCCTCTGGATTCCAGCACACCTGAGGTTCCCCAGGCTCCTAAAGCATCTTTCGTTAGCAGACTGAGAGATACAGCTTCAAGCCTGTCTCCATTTGCCTTGAGCAGGTCGTTCGAGTATAAGCGTGCTGTTGTGGCGTCGGCTAACAACAAAACTGTAGAGATTTCGCAGACGGTCACACATCCAGGAATGACCGCTGGCAAAGGATTAGATGAGACTGACCAGCCAACGTCAGCGGTACAACAGGTTGTTGAAATGAGCTCCACTCATGCAACAGTTGAAGAGGATGAAAGCAAACAGAAGCAAGGGGAAAAAGTTGTCGACACACGAGAAACGTATTATGAGTCCCAGGAATCAGAAATTGATGAGGGGTCGATCCTTGATAAGCTGGTTCATTATGAGTCACAACAGTCTGAGATAGAGGAGGTGGAAGCTGATAAGCAGAAACTTGTTCACTATGAGTCCCAGCATGACACTGAGGAAGAGTCCCAGGTTGAGACAGAAGATGACTCCCACGTTGAGATGGAGAATGAGGTGGAGGAAGAGTCACATGGTGTGGTGGCGAAAAAGACCCATgttgaagaagcagaagaagaagaggaagagtcaTGTGATGTGGTGGGGAAAAGGACCTATGTTGAGGAAGAAGAGTCCCAGGTCGAGACAGAAGAAGAGTCACATGATGTGGTGAAGAAAAAGACCTATGTTGAGGAAGAAGAGTCCCAGGATGAGACAGAAGAAGAGTCACATGATGTGGTGGAGAAAAAGACCTATGTTGAGGAAGAAGAGTCCCAGGACGAGACAGAAGAGGAGTCACATGCAGTGGTCGAGAAAAAGACCTATGTTGAGGAAGAAGAGTCCCAGGACGAGACAGAAGAGGAGTCACATGAAGTGGTGAAGAAAAAGACCTATGTTGAGGAAGAAGAGTCCCAGGACGAGACAGAAGAGGAATCACATGCAGTGGTGGAGAAAAAGACCTATGTTGAGGAAGAAGAGTCCCAGGTCGAGACAGAGAATGACTCCCAGGTGGAGTCTCAGGTTGAGTCCCAAATTGAAACAGAAGATGAATCCCTGCTTGAGATTGAAAACAAGACAGATGATGGTACTGCTGAAATATCCAATATCACTATGGATACAAGGGAGTTTGTTTCATCCGAAAGAAATGTAACCGTCCACTATGAGTCACAAGAGTCGGAATTGTTAACAGAGGAAGAAGATGATGGTTCCTGTGTGGTGAATGGTGTTGAAGAGGAAGGCAGTGAAGCCAAAGAAGGGGACGTAGGGAAAGGAAAAGAACATTATCTTGAACAGCATGTCGTTTGTGATTATGTCAAAGAACACCGTTTCACAGTCAACAACAAAGAGACTGACGACTCCTCACAAGAGCCCATCCGATCGAAAggtgaagacgaagaagaagaagaggaggaggaagaaacaaGGGGAAGGGTGTTGACTAGAAGACAAGCGGCAGCTGCAGCAACGAAAGGGTCGTCGTTGAGAGcaaagagaacaacaacaacaacaacaacgacaacaacgacaaggAAATCGATGCTGGGTAAGAGAGGCGCCGAGAAAGTACTAGAAGATACTCCCTACGACTTGGAGCCGCCAAAGAAGATCTTCACCGAGGTGATGGATGAGGATGAAACGATGGAGATGGCAGACAAGGACGAAGAGGCGAACGCCCTCTTTGACTCGTATTACTCTGGCTACGGACTACGCTGCACCATCCTCTGA
- the LOC106867411 gene encoding serine/arginine repetitive matrix protein 2 isoform X1 produces MVFESPHPQLNSRSRKTLSIAAVTRSSTKTSVVKDNSIPVADFYAESIFSPPGVKTRQRRQSMYVQKQVPNVSFSVTKQDVTFSETSSLTSSKVTNVSSRTITTVQQTKSSSQMSALVGSDQAVEGLAGEKETISEEISNIINNLRDSNRKRKSDVQSLETSDVKEKVPKPSKTLEEEKLSLVRSLSLKERSKENVSTAGSEDITKLVTVDIVSEELEAAAVEEEEVPPDIQDNSSKAKKSTPQKKKPGRKSKSPAAKTKTTRTRKTSTSKAKNQETDSEEVATVEVVVDSSSTTPARKKRGATPVKAKASSKGAKRSTTPKRQASAPSKELVVEAIAPVKKERRSRSVGPKSKRKVDEVPADKADEGAASVETKETSKKGSRSRKSTPQAEGSQKSSVKGSRKKSTSRKSTPVRKATPTKKRTPRKATPSRERKATPTRKATPTRKATPTKSATPTRKTAPAKKATASREATPARKADTPVREVTPARKSATPPRESTPARKSATPPRESTPARKATPSREATPARKGTPAREATPARKATATRKGTPARKGTDTRKGTPARKGTPTRKATPSRETSVARKSSPKKVTPSREATPARKSTARKATPSRETASRKATAKKGSPIRQSTPSRKSTPVRQSTPSRRGSPVKEKTLQQKSSGKKSQKTSRSRSKTKRVHKRASSKKAGKKKTVLATQEKESLATVGADEKAAAPPPQKTTTSSSSSMSTIITGLFKHFAPSQKKAKVVESTTTTTTVGGSVAAESEVNTGEEPKRKIPEARKRALISSPLDSSTPEVPQAPKASFVSRLRDTASSLSPFALSRSFEYKRAVVASANNKTVEISQTVTHPGMTAGKGLDETDQPTSAVQQVVEMSSTHATVEEDESKQKQGEKVVDTRETYYESQESEIDEGSILDKLVHYESQQSEIEEVEADKQKLVHYESQHDTEEESQVETEDDSHVEMENEVEEESHGVVAKKTHVEEAEEEEEESCDVVGKRTYVEEEESQVETEEESHDVVKKKTYVEEEESQDETEEESHDVVEKKTYVEEEESQDETEEESHAVVEKKTYVEEEESQDETEEESHEVVKKKTYVEEEESQDETEEESHAVVEKKTYVEEEESQVETENDSQVESQVESQIETEDESLLEIENKTDDGTAEISNITMDTREFVSSERNVTVHYESQESELLTEEEDDGSCVVNGVEEEGSEAKEGDVGKGKEHYLEQHVVCDYVKEHRFTVNNKETDDSSQEPIRSKGEDEEEEEEEEETRGRVLTRRQAAAAATKGSSLRAKRTTTTTTTTTTTRKSMLGKRGAEKVLEDTPYDLEPPKKIFTEVMDEDETMEMADKDEEANALFDSYYSGYGLRCTIL; encoded by the exons ATGGTATTTGAAAGTCCACATCCTCAGTTAAACAGTCGCTCTAGGAAGACACTCAG TATTGCTGCCGTGACCCGTTCTTCAACGAAAACTTCTGTCGTCAAAGACAATTCCATTCCAGTCGCTGATTTTTACGCTGAATCGATATTTTCGCCACCGGGTGTCAAAACCCGACAACGCCGTCAATCAATGTATGTGCAAAAGCAAGTCCCAAATGTCTCGTTTTCAGTTACGAAACAGGACGTGACGTTCTCCGAAACAAGCTCGTTGACTTCTTCCAAGGTGACCAACGTCTCGAGTCGCACCATAACAACCGTCCAGCAGACAAAGTCATCTTCGCAGATGTCTGCTCTGGTTGGCAGTGACCAGGCGGTCGAAGGACTGGCAGGCGAGAAGGAGACAATCAGTGAAGAAATCAGCAACATCATTAATAACCTTCGCGACTCAAATCGCAAGCGCAAGTCTGATGTGCAGTCACTGGAGACTTCTGACGTCAAAGAAAAAGTGCCAAAACCTTCAAAGACACTGGAAGAAGAGAAATTGTCTCTGGTTAGGAGTTTGTCGTTGAAGGAGAGGTCCAAAGAGAATGTTTCGACAGCGGGAAGCGAAGACATAACCAAATTAGTTACTGTGGATATCGTTTCCGAAGAACTGGAAGCCGCtgcagtagaagaagaagaggttCCGCCCGATATACAAGATAATTCCAGTAAAGCTAAGAAAAGCACACCACAGAAGAAGAAGCCTGGAAGAAAAAGCAAGTCTCCCGCTGCTAAAACAAAGACAACCAGGACACGGAAGACAAGTACTTCGAAGGCCAAAAACCAAGAAACCGATTCTGAAGAAGTAGCAACGGTTGAAGTGGTTGTAGATAGCAGCAGTACTACACCTGCAAGAAAGAAAAGGGGCGCGACGCCAGTAAAAGCAAAAGCGAGCAGTAAAGGGGCAAAGAGAAGTACCACTCCTAAAAGACAAGCAAGTGCACCAAGCAAGGAATTGGTTGTAGAAGCCATTGCTCCAGTCAAGAAAGAAAGGAGATCACGATCAGTGGGGccgaagagtaaaagaaaagtagATGAGGTGCCGGCAGACAAAGCAGACGAGGGTGCCGCTTCGGTTGAAACGAAAGAAACATCTAAAAAGGGCTCCCGTTCACGTAAAAGTACTCCTCAAGCTGAAGGGTCTCAAAAATCTTCTGTAAAAGGCTCACGTAAGAAATCGACTTCAAGGAAATCAACTCCAGTGAGAAAGGCAACCCCTACGAAAAAGCGTACTCCGAGAAAGGCTACTCCGTCTAGAGAACGAAAGGCTACTCCCACAAGAAAGGCCACCCCCACGAGGAAGGCCACTCCCACAAAGAGTGCCACACCCACAAGAAAGACTGCTCCTGCTAAGAAAGCCACTGCATCTAGGGAAGCAACTCCTGCCAGAAAAGCCGATACTCCTGTCAGAGAGGTTACTCCTGCTAGAAAATCTGCCACTCCACCCCGAGAAAGTACTCCTGCTAGAAAATCTGCCACTCCACCCCGAGAAAGTACTCCTGCAAGAAAGGCCACTCCTTCTAGAGAAGCAACTCCTGCTAGAAAGGGTACTCCTGCTAGAGAAGCAACTCCTGCTAGAAAGGCTACTGCTACTAGAAAGGGTACTCCTGCTAGAAAGGGTACTGATACTAGAAAGGGTACTCCTGCTAGAAAGGGTACTCCTACTAGAAAGGCCACACCTTCTCGAGAAACAAGCGTCGCGAGAAAATCGTCTCCAAAGAAGGTCACCCCTTCTAGGGAAGCTACACCTGCACGAAAGAGTACTGCTAGGAAAGCAACACCTTCCCGAGAAACTGCTTCTAGAAAGGCAACTGCTAAAAAGGGTAGTCCCATTAGGCAGTCAACACCTTCGAGAAAAAGTACCCCTGTTAGACAGTCAACACCTTCTAGGAGAGGATCTCCGGTCAAAGAGAAGACATTGCAACAGAAATCTAGTGGGAAGAAGTCACAGAAAACATCACGGTCTCGAAGCAAAACAAAGAGAGTCCACAAGCGTGCTTCTTCAAAGAAAGCCGGTAAGAAGAAAACAGTGCTGGCCACGCAGGAAAAAGAATCCTTGGCTACTGTTGGGGCTGATGAAAAAGCAGCAGCACCACCCCCACAAAAGACAACCACCAGTAGTAGCTCTTCTATGTCTACAATAATCACAGGTCtctttaagcatttcgccccaaGCCAGAAAAAGGCAAAAGTAGTTGagtccaccaccacaacaacgacAGTTGGTGGTTCCGTGGCTGCCGAGTCTGAAGTTAATACAGGGGAAGAGCCGAAAAGAAAGATACCAGAGGCAAGAAAACGTGCACTGATTTCTTCGCCTCTGGATTCCAGCACACCTGAGGTTCCCCAGGCTCCTAAAGCATCTTTCGTTAGCAGACTGAGAGATACAGCTTCAAGCCTGTCTCCATTTGCCTTGAGCAGGTCGTTCGAGTATAAGCGTGCTGTTGTGGCGTCGGCTAACAACAAAACTGTAGAGATTTCGCAGACGGTCACACATCCAGGAATGACCGCTGGCAAAGGATTAGATGAGACTGACCAGCCAACGTCAGCGGTACAACAGGTTGTTGAAATGAGCTCCACTCATGCAACAGTTGAAGAGGATGAAAGCAAACAGAAGCAAGGGGAAAAAGTTGTCGACACACGAGAAACGTATTATGAGTCCCAGGAATCAGAAATTGATGAGGGGTCGATCCTTGATAAGCTGGTTCATTATGAGTCACAACAGTCTGAGATAGAGGAGGTGGAAGCTGATAAGCAGAAACTTGTTCACTATGAGTCCCAGCATGACACTGAGGAAGAGTCCCAGGTTGAGACAGAAGATGACTCCCACGTTGAGATGGAGAATGAGGTGGAGGAAGAGTCACATGGTGTGGTGGCGAAAAAGACCCATgttgaagaagcagaagaagaagaggaagagtcaTGTGATGTGGTGGGGAAAAGGACCTATGTTGAGGAAGAAGAGTCCCAGGTCGAGACAGAAGAAGAGTCACATGATGTGGTGAAGAAAAAGACCTATGTTGAGGAAGAAGAGTCCCAGGATGAGACAGAAGAAGAGTCACATGATGTGGTGGAGAAAAAGACCTATGTTGAGGAAGAAGAGTCCCAGGACGAGACAGAAGAGGAGTCACATGCAGTGGTCGAGAAAAAGACCTATGTTGAGGAAGAAGAGTCCCAGGACGAGACAGAAGAGGAGTCACATGAAGTGGTGAAGAAAAAGACCTATGTTGAGGAAGAAGAGTCCCAGGACGAGACAGAAGAGGAATCACATGCAGTGGTGGAGAAAAAGACCTATGTTGAGGAAGAAGAGTCCCAGGTCGAGACAGAGAATGACTCCCAGGTGGAGTCTCAGGTTGAGTCCCAAATTGAAACAGAAGATGAATCCCTGCTTGAGATTGAAAACAAGACAGATGATGGTACTGCTGAAATATCCAATATCACTATGGATACAAGGGAGTTTGTTTCATCCGAAAGAAATGTAACCGTCCACTATGAGTCACAAGAGTCGGAATTGTTAACAGAGGAAGAAGATGATGGTTCCTGTGTGGTGAATGGTGTTGAAGAGGAAGGCAGTGAAGCCAAAGAAGGGGACGTAGGGAAAGGAAAAGAACATTATCTTGAACAGCATGTCGTTTGTGATTATGTCAAAGAACACCGTTTCACAGTCAACAACAAAGAGACTGACGACTCCTCACAAGAGCCCATCCGATCGAAAggtgaagacgaagaagaagaagaggaggaggaagaaacaaGGGGAAGGGTGTTGACTAGAAGACAAGCGGCAGCTGCAGCAACGAAAGGGTCGTCGTTGAGAGcaaagagaacaacaacaacaacaacaacgacaacaacgacaaggAAATCGATGCTGGGTAAGAGAGGCGCCGAGAAAGTACTAGAAGATACTCCCTACGACTTGGAGCCGCCAAAGAAGATCTTCACCGAGGTGATGGATGAGGATGAAACGATGGAGATGGCAGACAAGGACGAAGAGGCGAACGCCCTCTTTGACTCGTATTACTCTGGCTACGGACTACGCTGCACCATCCTCTGA